In Oceanobacillus sp. FSL K6-2867, one DNA window encodes the following:
- a CDS encoding FAD-dependent oxidoreductase, with amino-acid sequence MPKVIIIGGGIIGLASSYYLRKKGFEVVVIDKEEPGMGCSSGNMGWIVPSLSDPVPAPGLFKTTFQWMMKSDSPLYIKPSALPSLTRWIYHFRKYCNEADFKKGYEAGLEISRDTLSLFDELEKDENIKFEVYKKGLLFVFLNEKYIEEKYNIYCHAEKIGLSAPVPMSKKELLKMEPALSDNVAGGLYLPDERHTRPESLTKAIKDWLVKNGAEVKSHSEVKDFVIKEDEIVGVKTLDETIEGDYFLITTGVLAADMLNKIGVSFPMTAGKGYSITITSPSLQLQQPLYLGDSRVTLSPFSDSLRVGGTMELSGINTNLDQRRIKSLLVTLQDYLKTPLSGENQKNWVGMRPMTPDGLPVLGEVPELKNTYVATGHAMSGISMSLSTGKIMSDLIVNGNSDVNISPFAPDRFKRRFSQIDKDNKEPMNI; translated from the coding sequence ATGCCAAAAGTGATCATTATTGGTGGTGGAATTATTGGACTTGCAAGTAGTTATTATTTAAGAAAAAAAGGATTTGAAGTAGTGGTTATAGATAAGGAAGAACCTGGTATGGGGTGTTCCAGTGGAAATATGGGGTGGATTGTTCCAAGTTTATCTGATCCAGTACCTGCACCTGGTCTCTTTAAAACTACTTTTCAATGGATGATGAAAAGTGATAGTCCGCTATATATTAAACCTTCTGCATTACCTTCATTAACAAGATGGATATATCATTTTAGAAAATACTGTAATGAGGCAGACTTCAAAAAAGGTTATGAAGCTGGATTGGAGATAAGCAGAGATACACTATCCTTATTTGATGAACTTGAAAAAGATGAGAATATAAAGTTTGAAGTATATAAAAAAGGCCTATTATTTGTGTTTCTAAATGAGAAATATATCGAAGAAAAATACAATATATATTGTCATGCTGAAAAGATTGGCTTATCTGCACCTGTACCAATGTCAAAAAAAGAATTATTAAAAATGGAGCCTGCTCTATCGGATAATGTAGCAGGTGGACTTTATTTGCCGGATGAACGTCATACACGCCCTGAGTCATTAACCAAGGCTATTAAAGATTGGTTAGTAAAAAATGGGGCTGAGGTTAAATCCCATTCGGAGGTAAAGGATTTTGTTATAAAGGAAGATGAAATAGTTGGTGTAAAAACATTAGATGAAACAATTGAGGGAGATTATTTTCTTATAACCACAGGTGTTCTAGCTGCTGACATGTTAAATAAAATTGGTGTATCCTTCCCAATGACTGCAGGTAAAGGATATAGTATTACAATTACCTCTCCATCTTTACAGCTTCAACAACCGCTCTATTTAGGAGATTCAAGAGTTACACTTAGTCCGTTTAGTGATTCGTTGCGTGTTGGGGGAACCATGGAGTTATCCGGGATTAACACAAATCTGGACCAACGTCGAATTAAGAGCTTACTTGTTACTCTTCAAGATTATTTAAAAACTCCCTTATCAGGAGAAAACCAAAAGAATTGGGTAGGTATGCGTCCAATGACACCTGATGGCTTGCCGGTTTTGGGTGAAGTACCAGAGTTGAAAAATACGTATGTGGCCACTGGTCATGCCATGAGCGGAATTTCCATGTCACTTTCTACAGGGAAAATAATGTCTGATTTAATTGTTAATGGTAACTCGGACGTCAATATCAGCCCATTTGCTCCTGACAGATTTAAGAGACGGTTTAGTCAGATAGATAAAGATAATAAGGAACCAATGAATATCTAA